The Bryobacteraceae bacterium genome includes a window with the following:
- a CDS encoding sulfatase — protein MSQTFSRRALAATPFLPLIRASQQPRPNILWITAEDMGPHLGACGDPYAVTPNLDRLAARGSLYMNAWSNAPVCAPARTAIIAGMDPCALGAHHMRSLAPMPSGIQMFPAYLRQAGYYCTNNVKEDYNLVKPDGTWDESSDKAHYRKRAKGQPFFAVFNHTITHESQIRRRPHTLAHDPSRVRVPAYHPDTPEVRHDWAQYYDNITTMDGQAGRLLAELENDGLLDDTIVFFYGDHGSGMPRSKRWPYNSGLNVCLIASIPAKYRHLAAAGYQQGGRSGRLIEFIDLAPTVLSLAGIEPLKHFHGEAFLGPFARTPKRYLHGFRGRMDERLDSVRSVRDERYVYIRNYMPHKIYGQYLAYMWETPTTQVWERLYKEGKLNAAQRKFWEPKPPEELYDLRSDPDEVNNLAGSPAHRQVLERMRAEHRRYELAIRDAGMLAESEMHARSRGESPYDMARDPKRFDGARLLDAAQLASGMDPGAAPRLAKMLGDSDSGVRYWGAMGLLMRGEKAAAAHAESLKKALGDGSAAVRIAAAEALGRFGGAQELKAAMDALVPLCHPVQSGAYAAVEALNAVEAIGERARPWIAQILAMPDEDPNAPQRARSEYIRRMREMLQKRVS, from the coding sequence ATGAGCCAGACCTTCAGCCGCCGCGCACTCGCGGCAACACCTTTTCTTCCCCTGATCCGCGCATCGCAGCAGCCCAGGCCGAACATCCTCTGGATCACGGCAGAAGACATGGGGCCGCACCTGGGCGCGTGCGGGGATCCGTACGCAGTGACGCCGAACCTGGACCGCCTGGCTGCGCGGGGCAGCCTCTACATGAACGCCTGGTCGAACGCGCCCGTGTGCGCGCCGGCGCGGACGGCCATCATCGCCGGCATGGATCCCTGCGCGCTGGGTGCGCACCACATGCGGTCACTGGCGCCCATGCCTTCCGGCATCCAGATGTTCCCCGCCTATCTGCGCCAGGCAGGCTACTATTGCACGAACAACGTCAAGGAGGACTACAACCTCGTCAAGCCGGACGGCACCTGGGACGAGTCCTCCGACAAGGCGCATTACCGCAAGCGCGCCAAGGGGCAGCCGTTCTTCGCGGTGTTCAACCACACGATCACCCACGAGAGCCAGATTCGCCGCCGCCCGCACACGCTGGCGCACGACCCGTCGCGCGTGCGCGTGCCCGCCTATCATCCCGACACGCCCGAGGTGCGGCACGACTGGGCGCAATACTACGACAACATCACCACGATGGACGGGCAGGCGGGGCGGCTGCTGGCTGAACTCGAGAACGACGGGCTGCTCGACGACACCATCGTGTTCTTCTATGGCGATCACGGCTCCGGGATGCCGCGCAGCAAGCGCTGGCCCTACAACTCCGGCCTCAACGTGTGCCTGATCGCGTCGATTCCGGCGAAGTACCGGCACCTGGCGGCGGCGGGCTACCAGCAGGGCGGAAGGAGCGGGCGGCTGATCGAGTTCATCGATCTGGCGCCGACGGTGCTGAGCCTGGCGGGGATCGAGCCGTTGAAACATTTCCATGGAGAAGCGTTTCTGGGCCCGTTCGCGCGGACGCCGAAGCGGTATCTGCACGGGTTCCGCGGACGCATGGACGAACGGCTCGACAGCGTCCGCTCCGTGCGCGACGAGCGCTACGTCTACATCCGCAATTACATGCCCCACAAGATCTACGGCCAGTATCTGGCCTACATGTGGGAGACGCCGACGACGCAGGTCTGGGAGCGGTTGTACAAGGAGGGAAAGCTGAACGCCGCGCAGCGGAAGTTCTGGGAGCCGAAGCCGCCCGAGGAGCTGTACGACCTGCGCAGCGACCCCGACGAGGTGAACAACCTTGCCGGCTCGCCCGCGCACCGGCAGGTTCTGGAGAGGATGCGCGCCGAGCACCGCCGCTACGAGCTGGCGATCCGCGACGCGGGCATGCTGGCTGAGAGCGAGATGCATGCGCGTTCGCGCGGCGAATCGCCGTATGACATGGCCCGGGATCCCAAACGCTTCGACGGGGCGCGGCTGCTGGATGCGGCGCAACTGGCTTCCGGAATGGATCCCGGGGCGGCGCCGCGGCTGGCGAAGATGCTCGGCGACAGCGACAGCGGCGTGCGGTACTGGGGCGCGATGGGGCTGCTGATGCGCGGCGAGAAGGCAGCGGCGGCGCACGCGGAGAGCCTGAAAAAAGCGCTCGGCGATGGTTCAGCGGCGGTGCGGATCGCGGCTGCGGAAGCGCTGGGGCGGTTCGGAGGCGCGCAGGAGCTGAAGGCTGCGATGGATGCGCTGGTTCCCCTCTGCCACCCGGTGCAGAGCGGAGCGTACGCAGCTGTCGAGGCGTTGAACGCGGTGGAAGCGATCGGGGAGCGCGCCCGGCCGTGGATCGCGCAGATCCTGGCGATGCCGGACGAGGATCCGAACGCGCCGCAGCGGGCGCGGTCGGAATACATCCGCCGGATGCGGGAGATGCTTCAGAAGCGGGTGTCCTGA